The Synergistes jonesii genome includes a region encoding these proteins:
- a CDS encoding cytidylate kinase-like family protein yields the protein MEKKIITISRQFGSGGHEVGMKLAQKLGVKFYDKELVDMLAKDGKYNADFIEANEEKCSPPMCPVMPGFSMPVFYQDLPSDLIYKGQSKLIRTLAERGPCVVVGRCADYILRNMNPVNCFVYGSLEARVNRKMSMIPEGLSFTREEIKKRVIDVDKKRAKYHEFYTDKRWGRMEDYDLCVNTDKVGIEGAVETIAAYVEHCK from the coding sequence ATGGAAAAGAAGATAATAACGATAAGCAGACAGTTCGGGAGCGGCGGGCACGAAGTCGGGATGAAGCTTGCGCAGAAGCTCGGCGTAAAGTTTTACGACAAAGAGCTCGTCGATATGCTTGCGAAGGACGGGAAGTACAACGCCGACTTCATCGAGGCGAACGAAGAAAAATGCTCGCCGCCGATGTGTCCTGTCATGCCGGGCTTTTCTATGCCAGTTTTCTATCAGGACCTTCCGTCGGACCTCATCTACAAGGGACAGTCGAAGCTGATAAGGACCCTCGCTGAGCGCGGCCCGTGCGTCGTCGTAGGGCGCTGCGCGGACTACATCCTGCGCAACATGAACCCCGTCAACTGCTTCGTATACGGCAGCCTGGAAGCCCGCGTCAACAGAAAAATGTCGATGATCCCCGAAGGTCTCAGCTTCACGCGCGAAGAGATAAAAAAGCGCGTCATCGACGTCGACAAGAAACGCGCGAAATATCATGAGTTCTACACCGATAAGAGATGGGGGCGCATGGAAGACTACGACCTCTGCGTCAACACGGATAAGGTAGGAATCGAAGGCGCGGTCGAAACGATCGCCGCCTACGTCGAACACTGCAAATAA
- the trkA gene encoding Trk system potassium transporter TrkA: MRIVLVGAGEVGYSVAKNLSADGHDIVIIEENNERADRAESTLDVMVVRGNGARPSVLAKAGIAQDGTEVSMLIACTNRDEVNLMACWIAKRMGVPHVIARAVGLEFTDNEGWARGLGIDMLVSPERSVAKEIEELLEVRSAIHANEIAGGRAGIYVFRIAQESPLVDLSLLEMRRDNPQLVMLVVCIKRGEESFVPRASERLQQGDVCYTVCYRSTVLEVERLFQPKKSKKLKKVFIVGAGKVGFQTAARLLSHIRGIDLRIIDLERTKCEKLAGELPDAMLLCADGSDTEFLRMEGIAEADGYVAATDHDETNLMLAVLAKTLGASKSIAVVQRPTYLEMTSHIPVDAIVNRNQTLADAITRSVRYPGSSRVLTVMEEISAEAVEITIPPKASAAGKSLIELRMPQGSIIGLLERNNEMFIPTGHTVLNAGDKIVLFGTASVINAAMRPFGEEKL; the protein is encoded by the coding sequence TTGAGAATCGTTCTTGTGGGCGCCGGAGAAGTTGGCTACAGCGTCGCGAAAAATCTGTCGGCGGACGGACACGACATAGTTATAATCGAGGAAAACAACGAGAGGGCGGACCGCGCGGAAAGCACTCTCGACGTCATGGTCGTCCGCGGGAACGGCGCGCGCCCGAGCGTCCTAGCCAAAGCGGGGATAGCCCAGGACGGCACGGAAGTTTCGATGCTGATAGCCTGCACCAACAGGGACGAGGTCAACCTTATGGCCTGCTGGATAGCCAAGCGGATGGGGGTGCCGCACGTCATCGCACGCGCGGTCGGGCTGGAGTTCACCGACAACGAAGGCTGGGCCCGCGGGCTGGGTATAGATATGCTGGTCTCTCCCGAGCGCTCCGTCGCAAAGGAGATCGAAGAGCTTCTTGAAGTCCGCTCCGCGATACACGCGAACGAAATAGCCGGGGGACGCGCCGGCATCTACGTCTTCCGCATTGCTCAGGAATCCCCGCTCGTCGACCTGTCGCTGCTCGAAATGCGCAGAGACAATCCCCAGCTCGTCATGCTCGTCGTATGCATAAAGCGCGGCGAAGAATCCTTCGTGCCTAGGGCGTCGGAGAGGCTACAGCAGGGCGACGTATGCTACACCGTATGCTACCGCTCGACGGTCCTCGAAGTCGAGCGCCTCTTCCAGCCGAAAAAATCAAAAAAGCTGAAAAAGGTCTTCATCGTCGGAGCGGGCAAGGTCGGCTTTCAGACCGCGGCGCGCCTTCTCTCGCATATCCGCGGCATCGACCTCAGGATAATCGACCTTGAGAGGACGAAATGCGAAAAGCTCGCCGGAGAGCTGCCCGACGCGATGCTGCTCTGCGCGGACGGCTCCGATACGGAATTCCTGCGCATGGAAGGCATCGCCGAGGCCGACGGCTACGTCGCCGCGACGGACCACGACGAAACGAATCTGATGCTCGCGGTCCTCGCCAAGACGCTCGGCGCCTCGAAGAGCATAGCGGTCGTCCAACGCCCGACATATCTTGAAATGACGAGCCACATACCCGTCGACGCGATAGTCAACAGGAACCAGACCCTTGCCGACGCGATAACGCGCAGCGTCCGCTACCCGGGCTCTTCGCGCGTCCTCACGGTAATGGAGGAGATAAGCGCCGAGGCGGTCGAGATAACGATACCGCCCAAAGCCTCGGCCGCCGGCAAAAGCCTGATAGAGCTGCGTATGCCTCAGGGCTCTATAATCGGGCTCCTCGAACGCAACAACGAGATGTTCATACCGACGGGGCACACGGTATTGAATGCCGGGGATAAGATCGTCCTCTTCGGCACAGCATCGGTGATAAACGCTGCGATGCGCCCCTTCGGAGAGGAAAAGCTTTGA
- a CDS encoding gamma-glutamyl-gamma-aminobutyrate hydrolase family protein yields MRPLIAIASVPFKHCYSEIELKAMEREELEYFWLLARLTEKIISGVRAAGGVPALLSASDGEAEISSLLERFDAFLFSGGSDITPSFYGEGDCGSVAPDAERDAFELPLCRAVLAADKPVLGICRGCQMLNAAAGGTLIQHLPDVDEKFALHRRPDVMKGYVHDVRLLRPELFAGRSGVMSVNSMHHQAVGRLGEGVEAAAEAEGGVVEAIFFPSKKFALGVQWHPECLAGCDPVQRAIFAALVARARK; encoded by the coding sequence ATGAGGCCGCTGATAGCGATTGCATCAGTACCTTTCAAACATTGCTATTCCGAAATAGAGCTCAAGGCGATGGAGAGGGAAGAGCTCGAATACTTCTGGCTGCTGGCGCGCCTTACGGAAAAAATAATTTCCGGCGTGCGCGCAGCGGGAGGAGTGCCGGCGCTTCTTTCCGCGTCGGACGGCGAAGCGGAGATAAGCTCGCTGCTCGAACGCTTCGACGCCTTCCTCTTCAGCGGAGGCAGCGATATAACGCCGTCGTTTTACGGCGAAGGGGACTGCGGCAGCGTAGCGCCCGACGCGGAGCGCGACGCCTTCGAGCTTCCGCTCTGCCGCGCCGTGCTCGCTGCCGACAAGCCGGTGCTGGGGATATGCCGAGGCTGCCAGATGCTCAACGCGGCGGCCGGCGGCACGCTGATACAGCACCTGCCCGACGTAGACGAAAAATTTGCGCTGCACCGCAGGCCCGACGTCATGAAGGGGTACGTCCACGACGTCAGGCTGTTGCGGCCGGAGCTCTTCGCGGGGCGCAGCGGCGTAATGAGCGTCAACTCGATGCACCATCAGGCGGTCGGACGGCTCGGGGAAGGCGTGGAAGCCGCCGCCGAAGCCGAAGGCGGCGTCGTCGAGGCGATATTCTTCCCGTCGAAGAAATTTGCGCTCGGCGTGCAGTGGCACCCCGAGTGCTTAGCAGGATGCGACCCAGTACAGCGCGCGATATTCGCAGCACTCGTAGCACGCGCGCGAAAATAA
- a CDS encoding aspartate/glutamate racemase family protein, translating into MPFYKIKSKSRSWDGEPIGILILDAAYPCVPGNVGNATTFPFPVRYHEVRGASIDRLLNQRDPALLAPFIEGAQKLEAEGVRAITGACGFMALFQQEIADSVDIPVLMSSMLQVPFIVRTLKRGKKVGIISANASVMTDRHLRSVGITPDMPVVLYGMEDKYEFRSSVLEEKGTMDTDVIEREILEVCDKMLAENPEVAAIQLECSDLPPFAAAVHRHTGLPVFDFITMIRHYESALNPTEYVGGHYAM; encoded by the coding sequence ATGCCTTTTTATAAGATCAAATCAAAATCGCGCTCCTGGGATGGGGAGCCTATCGGAATACTCATACTCGACGCGGCCTATCCCTGCGTCCCGGGGAATGTCGGAAACGCGACGACATTCCCCTTTCCGGTGCGCTACCACGAGGTGCGCGGCGCGTCGATCGACCGGCTTCTCAATCAGCGCGACCCCGCCCTGCTGGCCCCCTTCATAGAAGGCGCGCAGAAACTTGAGGCCGAGGGAGTGCGCGCGATAACGGGAGCCTGCGGCTTCATGGCGCTTTTTCAGCAGGAGATAGCCGATTCCGTCGATATACCGGTATTAATGTCGAGCATGCTTCAGGTCCCCTTCATCGTGCGCACATTGAAGCGGGGCAAAAAGGTCGGGATAATCTCGGCAAACGCCTCCGTGATGACCGACCGCCATCTGCGCAGCGTCGGCATAACTCCCGATATGCCCGTCGTCCTTTACGGGATGGAGGATAAGTACGAGTTCCGCTCCTCCGTGCTCGAAGAAAAGGGGACGATGGACACGGACGTCATAGAGCGCGAAATACTCGAGGTCTGCGACAAAATGCTCGCCGAAAACCCCGAGGTGGCCGCGATACAGCTCGAATGCAGCGACTTGCCGCCCTTCGCCGCGGCGGTCCACCGCCATACGGGGCTTCCCGTTTTTGACTTTATAACGATGATAAGGCATTACGAAAGCGCGCTGAACCCCACGGAGTATGTAGGCGGACATTACGCAATGTAA
- a CDS encoding TrkH family potassium uptake protein: MNYKIVARFLSILAFTITASLIFPLFWALADGTEDASAFFLSALVGTAISAAFFILGKGAKKEDLGSREAIAGVAFSWVVASLIGCMPYIFSGYIPSFTDAYFEAMSGFTTTGATVMRDIEPVPRGILMWRAQTQWLGGMGIVVLVIAMLPLLGVNMTQLFKAESPGPSLEKTYPRIAEMAVMLWRLYMGLTVVSALLLVAGGMTLYNAIAHTFAAVSTGGFSTHNASVAYYDSAYIDYVLTFVMFIAGANFNLHLAALRGRSFRPYKDSEFHFYTAVALGATLMICAVLLRDGVFKNFFQALRYSLFQVVSIMTTTGFVTADYGKWPMFTQLTLLALMLLGGCAGSTAGAIKCVRFQVVIKESIAELKKMIHPNAVVAIFQSNGTANPSMVASSACFIATFIIIWGVSSLAVSLCGNDIVTSISAVSATLCNVGPGLADVGPVCNFAEQSAFAKWIYTFDMLCGRLELYTVLVLFSRDMWRK, encoded by the coding sequence TTGAACTATAAAATAGTCGCACGCTTCTTGTCGATACTTGCGTTTACGATAACCGCCTCTCTCATCTTCCCCCTTTTCTGGGCCCTCGCCGACGGCACGGAGGACGCTTCCGCCTTTTTCCTTTCCGCCTTAGTGGGAACAGCTATATCCGCCGCCTTTTTCATTTTGGGAAAAGGAGCGAAAAAGGAGGACCTCGGCTCGCGCGAAGCAATAGCCGGAGTAGCGTTTTCCTGGGTAGTGGCTTCGCTGATAGGCTGTATGCCCTACATCTTCAGCGGCTACATCCCTTCCTTCACAGACGCCTACTTCGAGGCGATGTCGGGTTTCACGACGACCGGAGCGACGGTAATGCGCGACATCGAGCCTGTGCCGCGCGGCATACTGATGTGGAGGGCGCAGACGCAGTGGCTCGGCGGCATGGGCATCGTCGTCCTAGTGATAGCGATGCTTCCCCTGCTCGGCGTGAACATGACGCAGCTTTTCAAAGCTGAAAGCCCTGGCCCGAGCCTGGAAAAGACATATCCGCGGATCGCCGAGATGGCTGTGATGCTCTGGCGCCTTTACATGGGGCTGACCGTCGTAAGCGCTCTGCTGCTCGTCGCCGGCGGCATGACCTTATATAACGCGATAGCGCACACCTTCGCCGCCGTATCGACCGGCGGCTTCTCCACCCACAACGCAAGCGTAGCCTACTACGATTCCGCGTATATCGACTACGTACTCACGTTCGTAATGTTCATAGCCGGCGCGAATTTCAACCTGCACTTAGCGGCGCTGCGGGGAAGGAGCTTCAGGCCGTATAAAGATTCCGAATTCCATTTTTACACGGCGGTCGCGCTGGGCGCCACTCTAATGATCTGCGCGGTCCTCCTGCGCGACGGCGTATTCAAAAACTTCTTCCAGGCATTGCGCTATTCTCTCTTCCAGGTCGTAAGCATCATGACGACGACGGGCTTCGTCACCGCGGACTACGGCAAGTGGCCCATGTTTACGCAGCTGACTCTGCTCGCGCTGATGCTGCTCGGAGGCTGCGCCGGCTCAACGGCCGGAGCTATCAAATGCGTCCGCTTTCAAGTCGTGATAAAAGAATCTATCGCGGAGCTCAAAAAAATGATTCACCCGAACGCGGTCGTCGCGATATTCCAGAGCAACGGCACCGCGAATCCCTCTATGGTGGCCTCTTCAGCCTGCTTCATCGCCACCTTCATCATAATATGGGGCGTCTCCTCTCTCGCCGTCAGCCTCTGCGGCAACGACATCGTGACCTCGATAAGCGCGGTCTCCGCCACTCTGTGCAACGTCGGCCCCGGACTCGCCGACGTCGGGCCCGTATGCAACTTCGCCGAGCAGAGCGCCTTCGCGAAATGGATATACACATTCGATATGCTCTGCGGAAGACTTGAGCTCTATACCGTGCTGGTGCTCTTCAGCAGGGATATGTGGAGAAAGTAA
- a CDS encoding sodium-dependent transporter, whose protein sequence is MAEIKKSGEQFGSRLGLIAAMLGMAVGTGNIWRFPREVASNNGGAFILMCFLALFIWAVPLICAESVFGKKSRMANAGGFKTMLGEKYTWMGTFTALTNAFLGAYYVVVVGWCLKYLVIILTGFLSTVREGGVEVTTQYFNNFALTPPSYESWVWFIVGIAICSIAVFRGIQGGIETANKVMIPMVFILLAFLFVRVLFIPGAMKGLEFMYHVDVKDFGNPRIWLAAFTQAAWSSGAGWGMFHIYYIYSAKDEDIELNAFTATFGDMVAAMLAGMVVLPTVFALAPNPEAVKEVLGSGANGLTFIHLTNLFAHTSGGFVMGALFFLALLSAAVSSVIAMIETGTRNLIDMGFPRAKATLCTALFFAVVGSYSALDNRFFNNQDMVWGVALLMVGLLYSIGSMKYGVEKLWNEDISPCSDIQVKWMWSVIKFFPFEFAFVWGWWMWDAKSWYPGEWFKFWPPTQYQYTPGVMVVEWALVFAVCLLLNGFLSKRLIYSNKID, encoded by the coding sequence ATGGCGGAAATCAAAAAAAGCGGCGAACAGTTCGGCAGCCGTTTGGGGCTTATCGCCGCGATGCTTGGGATGGCCGTGGGAACTGGCAACATATGGAGATTCCCTCGCGAGGTCGCCAGCAACAACGGCGGTGCATTTATCCTTATGTGTTTCCTGGCTCTGTTCATCTGGGCGGTTCCGCTCATCTGCGCGGAATCCGTCTTCGGGAAAAAATCGAGAATGGCGAACGCCGGCGGCTTCAAAACTATGCTCGGCGAAAAATATACCTGGATGGGGACTTTCACGGCGCTTACCAACGCGTTCCTGGGGGCGTACTACGTGGTCGTCGTCGGCTGGTGCCTCAAGTACCTCGTAATCATCCTGACCGGCTTTCTCTCGACGGTGAGGGAGGGCGGCGTGGAAGTCACGACGCAGTATTTCAACAACTTCGCGCTGACTCCTCCCAGCTATGAATCGTGGGTCTGGTTCATCGTAGGCATCGCGATATGCTCGATAGCCGTCTTCCGCGGCATACAGGGCGGCATAGAGACGGCCAACAAGGTAATGATCCCGATGGTCTTCATACTGCTGGCGTTTCTTTTCGTCAGGGTGCTCTTCATACCGGGCGCGATGAAGGGGCTCGAGTTTATGTACCACGTGGACGTAAAGGACTTCGGCAACCCGCGCATATGGCTCGCCGCCTTCACCCAGGCGGCCTGGTCGTCTGGCGCGGGCTGGGGTATGTTCCACATCTACTATATATACTCCGCCAAGGATGAAGACATCGAGCTCAACGCCTTCACCGCGACGTTCGGCGATATGGTGGCCGCAATGCTCGCCGGCATGGTGGTGCTGCCCACGGTCTTCGCCCTCGCCCCGAACCCGGAGGCGGTTAAGGAAGTGCTGGGCTCCGGCGCCAACGGGCTTACCTTCATCCACTTGACGAACCTCTTCGCGCATACCTCGGGAGGCTTTGTAATGGGGGCGCTCTTCTTCCTGGCGCTCCTCTCCGCGGCGGTAAGCTCCGTCATCGCGATGATCGAGACGGGGACGCGCAACCTTATAGACATGGGATTCCCGCGCGCGAAGGCCACGCTCTGCACGGCTCTCTTCTTCGCGGTCGTCGGCTCCTACTCGGCCCTCGACAACCGCTTCTTCAACAACCAGGACATGGTGTGGGGCGTAGCGCTGTTGATGGTCGGCCTCCTCTACTCGATCGGCTCCATGAAATACGGCGTGGAAAAGCTTTGGAACGAAGACATATCGCCCTGCTCCGACATTCAGGTGAAGTGGATGTGGTCGGTCATCAAGTTCTTCCCGTTCGAGTTCGCTTTCGTCTGGGGCTGGTGGATGTGGGACGCCAAATCATGGTATCCAGGCGAGTGGTTCAAGTTTTGGCCGCCTACGCAGTATCAGTATACCCCGGGCGTAATGGTGGTCGAGTGGGCGCTGGTGTTCGCAGTATGTCTCCTGCTCAACGGTTTCCTTTCGAAACGGCTAATTTACAGCAACAAGATAGACTGA
- the rlmN gene encoding 23S rRNA (adenine(2503)-C(2))-methyltransferase RlmN, translated as MAEKKYALDFDFGEWEKYITESLGEPKFRAGQICGWLWQKRVCDPAEMTNLSKELRAELAEKLDFACPALVREQRSRDGTKKFLWRLRDGETVESVLIKEGDRLTLCVSTQVGCPLHCSFCATGLSGFARNLSAGEIAGQLLAAEKQIGREINNVVYMGMGEPLLNVDSVLKSVRMLNDPKMRNLGRRHITISTSGVIPGIEELAASGLGVRLAVSLHAADDELRSLLMPVNQTYPASELRDAMQKYQAATGDRITIEYALFGGVNDGVERARELVRYLKGIHVFVNLIPANDVAGRCEKPKAEDVLRFRSVLESAGFECEIRSERGADIDAACGQLRRKAHGGEAAPEGGARTLAKAAVPPRVDKSDEWKEKSAARVKGAKKDFPALRANEKKKAFSPSGGFVAYPGKRVRAQRPAGEKSYGAPNFGEKRGGRGNARDFETPLGARSRDEHAELRRGGKTDEARQDHRTRREEENHFERGVAAKHGYAEARAEKFDTRRPRKSGSCAPEKDSSRQRPRGKAKNGAGRGAADADSAFWKFYLRPKKSARGKKP; from the coding sequence ATGGCAGAAAAAAAATACGCGCTCGATTTTGATTTCGGCGAATGGGAAAAATATATCACGGAGTCGCTCGGGGAGCCCAAATTCAGGGCCGGACAGATATGCGGCTGGCTCTGGCAAAAGCGCGTCTGCGACCCGGCCGAGATGACGAATCTCTCGAAGGAGCTGCGCGCCGAGCTGGCCGAGAAGCTGGATTTCGCCTGCCCTGCGCTTGTGCGCGAACAGCGCTCGCGCGACGGCACGAAAAAATTTCTGTGGCGGCTTCGCGACGGAGAGACGGTCGAATCTGTGCTGATAAAGGAGGGCGACCGCCTTACGCTCTGCGTATCGACGCAGGTCGGCTGCCCGCTGCATTGCTCCTTCTGCGCGACGGGGCTCTCTGGGTTCGCTCGCAACCTCAGCGCCGGCGAGATCGCCGGGCAGTTGCTCGCGGCCGAGAAACAGATAGGGCGCGAAATCAACAACGTCGTCTATATGGGGATGGGGGAGCCCCTTCTGAACGTGGATTCCGTCCTTAAATCCGTGAGGATGCTCAACGATCCCAAAATGCGCAATCTCGGAAGACGCCACATCACTATATCAACCTCCGGCGTCATACCCGGCATCGAAGAGCTTGCGGCGTCGGGGCTCGGCGTGCGCCTCGCGGTTTCGCTGCACGCGGCCGACGACGAGCTGAGGAGCTTGCTGATGCCCGTCAACCAGACGTACCCGGCCTCCGAGCTGCGCGACGCGATGCAGAAATATCAGGCCGCCACGGGCGACCGCATAACGATAGAATACGCGCTTTTCGGCGGCGTCAACGACGGCGTCGAGCGAGCGAGAGAACTAGTACGCTACCTAAAAGGCATACACGTCTTCGTCAACCTGATTCCTGCGAACGACGTCGCCGGACGCTGCGAAAAGCCGAAGGCCGAGGATGTGCTGCGCTTCCGCAGCGTGCTCGAGAGCGCCGGCTTCGAGTGCGAGATTCGCTCCGAGCGCGGCGCGGACATCGACGCCGCGTGCGGACAGCTGCGCCGCAAAGCGCATGGCGGAGAGGCGGCGCCCGAAGGCGGAGCCCGCACGCTCGCGAAGGCCGCCGTGCCGCCGCGCGTCGATAAGAGCGACGAATGGAAAGAAAAAAGTGCCGCGCGCGTAAAGGGCGCGAAAAAAGATTTTCCCGCGCTCCGCGCGAATGAAAAGAAAAAAGCTTTCAGCCCCTCTGGCGGCTTCGTCGCGTATCCAGGCAAACGCGTCCGTGCGCAGCGACCGGCCGGCGAAAAAAGTTACGGCGCCCCGAACTTTGGAGAAAAGCGCGGCGGCCGTGGTAACGCGCGCGATTTTGAGACGCCCCTCGGAGCGAGGAGCAGAGACGAGCACGCTGAACTCCGCCGCGGAGGAAAGACGGACGAAGCCCGCCAAGACCACAGGACGCGGCGCGAAGAAGAAAATCATTTCGAACGCGGCGTAGCCGCGAAGCACGGCTACGCAGAAGCGCGCGCGGAAAAATTCGACACGCGTCGGCCGCGTAAAAGCGGAAGTTGCGCGCCGGAAAAAGATTCTTCTCGCCAGCGGCCGCGCGGCAAAGCGAAAAACGGCGCCGGGCGCGGCGCTGCGGACGCCGACAGTGCGTTCTGGAAGTTTTATCTCCGCCCGAAGAAGTCCGCGCGCGGCAAAAAACCATAG
- a CDS encoding metallophosphoesterase, producing MTTLRIPPNIPKPTLEEMRACPIIKQFDDLGIWFGINPPCIDAREMVLHISDTPQTMYHYLRRALRRLKPAWIVHTGDFVDNVKLEKRPGLIDLYRKKIKDFFAILDEEDYGAIVVTGNHDDVPTLLSYRHNPSVQIWTTPGSFSLGKFSFRAGHTYEDVMTEPAQYNLYGHNMVHPSGVGANGNMYLNGLQAMYLIHIYSGEVTAIPYPPGTDDARLQRRRVSL from the coding sequence ATGACTACACTGCGCATCCCGCCCAACATTCCCAAGCCGACGCTTGAAGAGATGAGGGCATGTCCTATCATAAAACAGTTCGACGACCTCGGAATATGGTTCGGCATCAACCCGCCGTGCATCGACGCTCGCGAGATGGTCCTCCACATCTCCGACACGCCTCAGACTATGTACCATTATCTGCGTAGAGCCCTGCGCAGATTGAAGCCGGCGTGGATAGTCCACACTGGGGACTTCGTCGACAATGTGAAGCTGGAAAAACGCCCGGGGTTGATCGACCTCTATCGCAAAAAAATCAAAGATTTTTTTGCGATTCTCGACGAAGAGGATTACGGCGCGATCGTCGTCACCGGAAATCACGACGACGTCCCCACGCTCCTTTCGTACAGGCACAACCCTTCAGTACAGATTTGGACCACCCCAGGTTCCTTCTCGCTGGGAAAATTTTCCTTCCGCGCGGGGCACACCTATGAGGACGTCATGACGGAGCCTGCGCAGTATAACCTCTACGGGCACAACATGGTGCATCCCTCCGGTGTAGGCGCCAACGGCAATATGTACCTGAACGGACTGCAGGCAATGTACCTTATCCACATATACAGCGGCGAAGTGACCGCTATCCCCTATCCGCCGGGGACGGACGACGCGCGGCTCCAGCGCAGGCGGGTCTCGCTGTAG
- a CDS encoding adenosylcobalamin-dependent ribonucleoside-diphosphate reductase — protein MIIKPAFSQSARDILRDRYLWRDENRNPIEKPEEMLRRVATHVAGAERTLPLQYKWADEFYEIMAKLLFMPNSPTLMNAGRPSPHGQLAACFVVGVEDSMDSICEALRKQMLIHKSGGGTGFNFSKLRSEGAKVNSTNGRASGPVSFMGLFDKATETVQQGGMRRGANMGILNIDHPDIRKFIHCKDKDGTITNFNISVGVSDSFMKKAEENPCGDEAALLAEIADSAWRTGDPGIIFLDAINRGNTTPELGELTATNPCGESPLYPNEACNLGSINLSLLVRDGEFDYETLRGVAAVAARFLDDVIEINDYPLPEISQAVKQTRKIGLGVMGWADLLFRLRVPYDSEEALALAENIMRTIRETACETSVELGREKGVPETLAHLGRRNATLTCIAPTGTIALLAGCSSGIEPLFALEHTRVRTQIDGKKVVMKQVNRCYEEARKEGLDEETMKKVFVTSHDISPAAHVRMQGSFQKYTDLAVSKTINLRHECGVKDVIGAYTLAWKEGCKGITIYRDGSKQSQVLYTKEDEEKALEKSAQENARIEKKEKNALPPSAAKPRFVLKRSY, from the coding sequence ATGATCATTAAACCTGCGTTCAGCCAATCGGCGAGGGATATTCTACGCGACCGTTACCTATGGCGCGACGAAAACAGAAATCCCATTGAGAAGCCTGAAGAGATGCTGCGGCGCGTGGCGACGCACGTCGCCGGGGCGGAGCGCACGCTTCCCCTTCAGTACAAATGGGCCGATGAGTTCTACGAGATCATGGCGAAGCTGCTCTTCATGCCCAACAGTCCGACCCTTATGAACGCCGGGCGCCCGTCGCCGCACGGGCAGCTCGCCGCCTGCTTCGTCGTCGGCGTAGAGGATTCGATGGACAGCATCTGCGAGGCTCTGCGCAAGCAGATGCTGATACACAAGAGCGGCGGCGGCACCGGCTTCAATTTCTCAAAGCTGCGCAGCGAGGGCGCCAAGGTAAACAGCACCAACGGGCGCGCTTCCGGCCCGGTCTCCTTCATGGGGCTTTTCGACAAGGCGACGGAGACCGTCCAGCAGGGCGGCATGCGGCGCGGCGCGAACATGGGCATATTGAACATAGACCACCCCGACATCAGAAAGTTCATCCATTGCAAGGACAAGGACGGCACGATCACGAACTTCAACATCTCGGTTGGCGTATCCGACAGCTTCATGAAGAAGGCCGAAGAAAACCCCTGCGGCGATGAAGCGGCGCTGCTTGCGGAGATAGCGGATTCGGCGTGGCGCACTGGCGATCCCGGCATCATATTCCTCGACGCGATAAACCGCGGCAACACCACGCCGGAGCTCGGAGAGCTGACTGCGACGAACCCCTGCGGAGAATCGCCTCTTTACCCGAACGAGGCCTGCAACCTCGGCTCGATAAACCTTTCGCTGCTGGTCAGGGACGGCGAGTTCGACTACGAGACGCTGCGCGGCGTCGCCGCCGTCGCGGCGCGCTTCCTCGACGACGTGATAGAGATAAACGACTACCCGCTGCCGGAGATATCGCAGGCTGTGAAGCAGACGCGCAAGATAGGGCTCGGCGTGATGGGATGGGCGGACTTGCTCTTCAGGCTGCGCGTGCCTTACGACAGCGAAGAGGCATTGGCGCTCGCGGAAAATATTATGAGGACGATTCGCGAGACGGCGTGCGAGACGTCTGTCGAACTCGGCAGGGAAAAGGGCGTGCCTGAGACGCTGGCGCACCTCGGACGCCGCAACGCGACTCTGACCTGCATCGCCCCGACGGGGACGATCGCGCTGCTCGCCGGCTGCTCCTCCGGCATCGAGCCGCTCTTCGCGCTCGAACACACGCGCGTGCGCACCCAAATAGACGGCAAAAAGGTCGTCATGAAGCAGGTGAACCGCTGCTACGAAGAGGCGAGGAAGGAAGGCCTCGACGAAGAGACGATGAAGAAGGTCTTCGTCACGTCGCACGACATTTCGCCGGCCGCGCACGTGCGCATGCAGGGGAGCTTTCAGAAATATACCGACCTTGCGGTGTCGAAGACGATCAACCTGCGGCACGAATGCGGAGTGAAGGATGTGATAGGCGCCTACACCCTCGCATGGAAGGAAGGCTGCAAGGGCATAACGATATACCGCGACGGCTCTAAGCAGAGCCAGGTCCTCTACACAAAAGAAGACGAAGAAAAAGCCCTTGAAAAGAGCGCCCAAGAAAACGCGCGAATCGAGAAAAAAGAAAAAAACGCGCTCCCGCCCTCCGCTGCAAAGCCGCGCTTCGTTCTGAAGAGATCCTATTAG